A stretch of the Jeotgalibacillus haloalkalitolerans genome encodes the following:
- the iadA gene encoding beta-aspartyl-peptidase, translated as MLTLIKKADVYSPDHLGIKDILIADKRIAAIEDHIDLPPHTPGLTVIEADGKIAVPGFIDSHVHIMGGGGEGSYKTRTPELQLTDATLGGVTTLVGVIGTDGTTRTMPSLIAKARALEEEGITCYIHTGSYQVPVKTLTGKIEDDLILIDRVIGAGEIAISDHRSSQPTVQELAKIASAARIGGMLSGKAGIVNIHVGDSYDHLTLIEEVVETTDIPIKQFYPTHINRNPHLFEAGIEFAKKGGYVDFTTSTIPKFLEEGEVKSATALRKMLNAGVDPSLITFTSDGQASLPDFDENGELIGLQLGKVTSLFEAVHEAITVEGIDLSTAIRVITRNPAKILKLSQKGELAEGKDADIVLLDQQNYLIDSVFALGQLMVSNQEPIIKGTFE; from the coding sequence ATGTTAACACTTATTAAAAAAGCGGATGTATACAGCCCTGATCATCTTGGTATTAAAGATATTTTAATAGCTGATAAACGTATAGCAGCAATAGAAGATCATATTGATTTACCTCCTCACACGCCAGGACTTACAGTGATCGAGGCTGATGGAAAGATCGCTGTGCCCGGGTTTATTGACTCCCACGTTCACATTATGGGAGGGGGAGGTGAAGGCAGTTATAAAACACGTACACCCGAACTCCAATTAACGGATGCTACACTTGGCGGTGTCACAACGCTTGTAGGCGTAATTGGTACGGATGGGACCACACGTACAATGCCGTCTCTGATTGCCAAGGCAAGAGCGCTTGAGGAAGAAGGGATCACCTGTTATATACATACAGGATCTTATCAGGTACCAGTCAAAACGCTGACAGGGAAGATAGAAGACGATTTAATATTAATCGACCGCGTAATCGGAGCTGGGGAGATAGCGATCTCAGACCACCGTTCCTCACAGCCGACTGTTCAGGAACTTGCTAAAATCGCATCTGCTGCAAGAATTGGCGGTATGCTATCCGGCAAAGCCGGGATTGTTAACATCCACGTAGGTGACAGTTACGATCACCTTACATTGATTGAAGAAGTTGTTGAAACCACAGATATACCGATTAAACAGTTTTATCCGACGCATATAAACCGGAACCCTCACTTATTTGAAGCAGGTATCGAGTTTGCGAAAAAAGGCGGATATGTCGACTTCACAACCAGTACGATTCCAAAGTTTCTCGAGGAAGGCGAAGTAAAGTCCGCTACAGCATTAAGAAAGATGCTTAATGCAGGTGTAGATCCATCCTTAATTACATTTACATCAGATGGCCAGGCAAGCTTACCTGATTTTGATGAAAATGGTGAGTTAATCGGGCTACAGTTAGGGAAAGTAACCTCCTTATTTGAAGCGGTTCATGAAGCAATAACCGTTGAAGGAATTGATCTTAGTACGGCTATCCGGGTCATCACCAGAAACCCTGCAAAGATATTAAAGCTTTCTCAAAAAGGGGAGCTTGCTGAAGGGAAAGATGCGGATATTGTTCTACTAGATCAGCAGAATTATTTAATTGACAGCGTGTTCGCTTTAGGACAGCTAATGGTATCGAATCAGGAGCCTATAATTAAAGGGACATTTGAATAA
- a CDS encoding YIP1 family protein, with protein MNPIFSVWFKPKSTAKYVIENKSKNYSIILLILASYATTLNGLQESGFTEDRSLILVTFLILISGPIFGLIGFFVGSWLYTLVGKWMNGSGTLHDMRKAIGLTAIPNLFMLPIIMVFILIYGDQFFQRPAWGEYSSLPLGASLLLSLITLIITTWNIVITSKTIGVVHNFSSWKGLGVSLVIGISIAILLIPVIFIIIGLSFI; from the coding sequence ATGAATCCAATTTTCTCAGTTTGGTTTAAACCAAAAAGCACAGCAAAATACGTAATAGAAAATAAAAGTAAAAATTACTCGATTATTTTGCTCATTTTAGCTTCATATGCAACTACGTTAAACGGTCTGCAGGAATCAGGTTTCACAGAAGACAGATCATTGATATTAGTGACGTTTTTAATTCTTATCTCAGGACCTATTTTCGGACTCATTGGATTCTTTGTGGGAAGCTGGTTATATACACTGGTTGGTAAGTGGATGAATGGAAGCGGCACATTGCATGATATGAGAAAGGCAATTGGACTTACTGCGATTCCAAATCTTTTCATGCTGCCGATTATAATGGTTTTCATTCTGATATATGGTGATCAATTCTTCCAGAGACCTGCCTGGGGTGAGTATTCTTCACTGCCACTTGGCGCATCACTATTATTAAGCTTGATTACGTTAATCATCACCACCTGGAATATTGTGATTACGAGTAAAACGATTGGGGTTGTGCACAACTTTTCAAGTTGGAAAGGACTTGGCGTTTCACTGGTGATTGGGATATCCATAGCAATACTATTAATTCCTGTCATTTTTATTATTATAGGGTTAAGCTTTATTTAA
- a CDS encoding ParM/StbA family protein, whose protein sequence is MTKSRIAAVDVGNDSVKALFGQSDYELNIPNVIARDREDRPVIGIEDLHEKDPLDGLHIRVHSPALQDNNAIYRVGNLATKSDNATELDPGSSKSEEDQSLVMLFASIALDAARENSGFEAKNNVIDATYTLGTGLPLREVKEGKDVGFRSQLLGSVHQVEFLVTPKHQGKKVNIKFEEVKVYPEGFAAFINLVMDNEGKIINRDLIDKQILIQDIGGLSTDIAVIRNRNVDDDKAQGFNLGVSESLEAIREEIRSRHGVELDTRRDVVDIITKKNDRNHIMVKGSRTSVHDITDRILLDLAKKEYRHLRNVWAKNSQTEICYFVGGGSMVLKDYLKTLNNNLDGYNIDFFEDEKESIWMMANAYHKLINDFVRKNSKEAAPKKTEAKAASK, encoded by the coding sequence ATGACTAAATCAAGAATTGCAGCAGTTGATGTTGGAAATGATTCAGTAAAAGCATTATTTGGCCAATCAGACTATGAACTAAATATCCCGAACGTTATTGCAAGAGATCGTGAGGATCGCCCGGTAATCGGAATTGAAGACCTTCACGAGAAAGATCCGCTTGATGGCTTACATATCCGCGTTCACTCCCCTGCCCTGCAGGATAATAACGCAATTTACCGTGTAGGTAACCTTGCTACAAAGAGTGACAATGCGACAGAACTTGACCCGGGCAGCAGCAAATCAGAAGAAGATCAGTCACTAGTAATGTTGTTTGCAAGTATTGCGTTGGATGCAGCGCGCGAAAACAGCGGCTTTGAAGCTAAAAACAACGTGATTGATGCAACATATACTCTGGGAACAGGCTTACCGTTAAGAGAAGTAAAAGAGGGTAAGGACGTAGGTTTCCGTTCACAGCTTCTGGGCTCTGTTCACCAGGTGGAATTCTTAGTGACACCGAAACACCAGGGCAAGAAAGTAAATATCAAATTTGAAGAAGTAAAGGTATATCCTGAAGGATTTGCTGCATTTATTAACCTTGTGATGGACAATGAGGGTAAAATCATTAACCGTGACCTGATCGATAAGCAGATTTTAATCCAGGATATCGGCGGTTTATCAACAGATATCGCTGTTATTCGCAATCGAAATGTTGATGACGATAAGGCTCAGGGCTTTAATCTGGGTGTATCTGAATCTCTTGAAGCAATTCGTGAAGAAATCCGCTCACGCCATGGTGTAGAGCTTGATACACGTCGTGATGTAGTAGATATTATTACGAAGAAAAATGACCGTAACCACATCATGGTGAAGGGCTCACGTACAAGCGTACATGACATCACTGACCGCATCCTTTTGGACCTTGCTAAGAAGGAATACCGTCACCTGCGCAACGTATGGGCAAAGAACTCACAGACAGAGATTTGCTACTTTGTCGGAGGCGGCTCAATGGTATTGAAAGACTACCTAAAAACACTTAATAACAACCTTGATGGCTATAACATTGATTTCTTTGAGGACGAAAAAGAAAGTATCTGGATGATGGCTAACGCTTATCATAAGCTGATCAATGATTTCGTGCGTAAAAACAGTAAGGAAGCTGCTCCTAAGAAAACTGAAGCGAAAGCAGCTTCAAAGTAA
- the pepT gene encoding peptidase T, with translation MQKKLMDRLITYAKIDTQSDPDSPSTPSTEKQWDLIRHLEKELKEIGLEEVEVDDHGYLMATLPANIEGDIPTIGFLAHVDTATDFTGTNVNPQVVEYSGGDIQLNEKVTMSPAEFPELSKYKGHTLITTDGTTLLGADNKAGIAEIMTAMEHLVQNPDIKHGRIRVAFTPDEEIGRGPHKFDVKRFDADYAYTIDGGPLGELQYESFNAAGAKLTIHGTNVHPGTAKNKMVNSLKIAMELNQSLPLNEAPEFTAGYEGFFHLMQMNGDVEKTELQYIIRDHDREKFEKRKSTLQRTADEVNAKHGEGTVEITIEDQYYNMREKIEPVRFIVDIAEEAMNSLGIDAIIEPIRGGTDGSQLSYMGLPTPNVFTGGENFHGKFEYISVDNMEKASQVIVEIAKRFPHVDK, from the coding sequence ATGCAAAAGAAACTAATGGACCGTTTGATTACATATGCAAAAATTGATACTCAATCAGATCCGGACTCCCCTTCAACACCTTCCACTGAGAAGCAATGGGATCTGATTCGTCATTTAGAAAAAGAGTTAAAAGAAATCGGACTTGAAGAGGTTGAAGTGGATGATCACGGCTACCTGATGGCAACACTCCCTGCAAACATAGAAGGAGATATCCCGACAATCGGGTTCCTAGCACACGTAGATACAGCAACTGATTTTACAGGCACTAACGTAAATCCTCAGGTTGTTGAATATAGTGGTGGAGATATTCAATTGAATGAAAAAGTAACCATGTCTCCCGCTGAATTTCCGGAACTGAGTAAATATAAAGGGCATACGCTGATTACAACTGACGGCACAACACTGTTAGGTGCTGACAATAAAGCGGGTATTGCTGAAATTATGACCGCGATGGAGCATCTGGTGCAAAACCCTGACATTAAGCACGGCAGAATCCGCGTTGCTTTTACACCGGATGAAGAAATCGGCCGCGGCCCACATAAGTTTGATGTAAAGCGTTTTGACGCTGACTATGCTTACACAATCGATGGCGGTCCGCTTGGAGAGCTTCAATATGAAAGTTTCAACGCAGCCGGCGCGAAATTAACGATTCACGGTACAAACGTCCACCCGGGAACGGCAAAAAATAAGATGGTCAATTCATTAAAGATTGCAATGGAATTGAATCAATCACTTCCTTTAAATGAAGCACCTGAATTTACAGCCGGCTACGAAGGCTTCTTTCATCTGATGCAGATGAATGGAGATGTGGAAAAAACGGAGCTTCAATACATTATCCGTGACCACGACCGGGAAAAGTTTGAGAAACGTAAATCTACGCTGCAGCGCACAGCTGATGAAGTAAACGCTAAACACGGTGAAGGTACAGTGGAAATTACGATTGAAGACCAGTATTACAACATGCGTGAAAAGATCGAACCCGTTCGATTTATCGTGGATATCGCTGAAGAAGCAATGAATTCACTTGGCATTGATGCGATCATTGAGCCAATCCGCGGTGGTACAGATGGGTCTCAGTTATCCTATATGGGACTGCCGACACCAAACGTTTTCACTGGTGGAGAGAACTTCCACGGGAAATTTGAGTATATCTCTGTGGATAACATGGAAAAAGCGTCTCAGGTGATTGTTGAAATCGCTAAACGTTTTCCACATGTGGATAAGTAA
- a CDS encoding ECF transporter S component: MLKNTQLLVKLSMLSAVAFLLMMLNFPLPFLPDFLKIDFSDVPALLAAIMFSPMAGVIVEALKNILYYLFKGSGVPIGELSNFIAGCAFILPVAFFYHKRKTKGALAKGLVAGTVLMVLLLAVLNYFLILPAYAWFFGMDYMLDPAVKLGLTTGAIIPFNLIKSACVAALFIPLFVKLKPWIRQQSMQTGPV; this comes from the coding sequence ATGTTAAAAAACACACAACTTTTAGTTAAGCTATCCATGCTTAGCGCAGTGGCATTTTTACTGATGATGCTCAATTTTCCACTTCCGTTTTTACCGGATTTTTTGAAAATTGACTTCAGTGACGTGCCGGCTTTACTCGCAGCAATCATGTTTTCACCAATGGCTGGTGTGATTGTGGAGGCACTCAAAAACATTCTGTATTACCTTTTCAAAGGAAGCGGCGTACCAATCGGCGAACTGTCGAACTTTATTGCAGGGTGTGCATTTATCCTGCCGGTCGCATTCTTCTACCACAAACGCAAAACAAAAGGTGCATTGGCTAAAGGGCTTGTTGCCGGAACTGTACTAATGGTTCTGCTGCTTGCAGTATTGAATTACTTTTTGATTCTGCCTGCATACGCGTGGTTCTTTGGAATGGATTACATGCTTGATCCTGCTGTTAAGTTAGGACTGACAACCGGCGCAATTATTCCGTTTAACTTAATCAAATCAGCATGTGTTGCAGCACTGTTTATTCCGTTATTCGTAAAATTAAAGCCGTGGATCCGTCAGCAATCTATGCAGACCGGCCCCGTTTAA
- a CDS encoding S9 family peptidase, producing MINFRQPDVENFFQTFGIQTFTVNKEETQLVFSTNLNGKYNLWAMDLPNAFPYPLSFHNQSCSELAYDKQGRYILAVMDQDGDENGQIYAVPPKGGSLEPLRTHEGARHMGLNLSKDGERLYYTSTKEDQTYLKSYCYDLKEDAEKVIHEGKDAATYLAAKSPDEQAIVYVKHYANTYVLAFVKKDGQEVYLTPDREEQHTVSGVEFVSDHLIYFTTNYGEDFSYLARFNLEDESFEKVAAIEKEEFDDVYYDQSSNSLYIRAEKGVKDKLYQFDLKEEKLNGIDIPTTEIAGLKVADSGNLYLAGRTAVRPANIYMRKDGQWKQLTKYNVPGVKEEEMAEPELHTYKSFDGLEIEAQFFKAKPENSNGHVILWPHGGPQAAERATFRSLFQFLVYRGYSIFTPNFRGSTGYGLKFSKMVEGDWGHGPRLDNIEGLEYLFKKGLADRDKVLLMGGSYGGYMALLLHGRHADYFKAVVDIFGPCNLFSFIESVPEHWKPVMKQWVGDPVEDKEKLTEDSPIEYLDSMTKPMFVIQGAKDPRVVKAESDQIVEALKGKGREVKYLVLDDEGHGFSKKANEMRVYEEVLAFFDEYIK from the coding sequence ATGATCAATTTCAGACAGCCGGATGTTGAAAATTTTTTTCAGACGTTCGGCATTCAGACATTTACAGTGAATAAAGAGGAAACACAGCTCGTTTTCAGCACAAATTTAAATGGAAAATATAATCTTTGGGCAATGGACCTGCCAAATGCATTTCCATATCCGCTCAGCTTTCATAATCAGAGCTGTTCAGAACTTGCATACGACAAGCAGGGGCGCTACATTCTCGCAGTGATGGATCAGGATGGTGATGAAAACGGTCAGATCTATGCGGTGCCGCCAAAGGGTGGAAGTCTTGAACCGCTGCGCACACATGAAGGCGCGCGCCATATGGGACTGAACCTGAGTAAAGATGGTGAAAGGCTGTATTATACATCAACAAAGGAAGATCAGACTTATCTGAAATCCTATTGCTATGATTTAAAAGAGGATGCAGAAAAAGTCATTCATGAAGGAAAAGATGCCGCGACGTATCTTGCAGCAAAAAGTCCTGATGAACAGGCAATTGTCTATGTAAAGCATTATGCAAATACTTACGTGCTGGCTTTTGTGAAAAAGGATGGTCAGGAGGTTTATCTGACACCAGATCGAGAAGAACAGCATACGGTTTCAGGCGTGGAATTCGTTTCAGATCACCTGATTTATTTTACAACCAATTATGGAGAAGATTTCTCTTACCTTGCACGCTTTAACCTGGAAGATGAATCATTTGAAAAAGTTGCTGCGATTGAAAAAGAGGAGTTCGACGATGTCTACTATGATCAATCCTCAAACAGCCTTTATATCAGGGCTGAAAAAGGTGTGAAAGATAAGCTGTATCAGTTTGACCTGAAAGAAGAAAAGTTAAACGGAATTGATATCCCGACAACTGAAATCGCAGGACTGAAAGTAGCTGACTCAGGCAACCTTTATCTTGCAGGCCGAACCGCTGTCAGACCGGCTAACATTTATATGAGAAAAGACGGGCAGTGGAAGCAGCTGACAAAGTATAACGTGCCGGGGGTGAAGGAAGAAGAAATGGCAGAGCCTGAGCTTCATACTTACAAGTCATTCGATGGACTGGAAATTGAAGCGCAGTTCTTTAAAGCGAAACCTGAAAACAGTAATGGACACGTCATTCTATGGCCGCATGGAGGACCACAGGCGGCGGAGCGTGCGACTTTCCGTTCACTGTTTCAATTCCTTGTCTACCGAGGATACAGTATATTTACACCGAACTTTCGCGGCTCAACCGGATATGGTCTGAAGTTCTCCAAGATGGTAGAAGGGGATTGGGGACACGGACCGCGTCTTGATAATATAGAAGGACTTGAGTATCTATTTAAAAAAGGACTCGCAGACCGTGACAAAGTTCTGCTGATGGGCGGAAGCTACGGAGGCTACATGGCGCTGCTTCTCCACGGCCGTCACGCAGACTACTTCAAAGCAGTCGTGGATATTTTCGGACCATGTAACCTGTTCAGCTTTATTGAATCAGTTCCTGAACACTGGAAACCGGTCATGAAACAATGGGTAGGCGATCCGGTAGAAGACAAAGAAAAGCTGACAGAAGACTCACCGATCGAATATCTGGATTCCATGACAAAACCAATGTTCGTCATCCAGGGTGCGAAGGATCCACGCGTTGTCAAAGCCGAATCTGACCAGATTGTCGAAGCGTTGAAAGGAAAAGGCCGTGAAGTGAAATATCTTGTACTTGATGATGAAGGGCACGGGTTTTCCAAGAAGGCGAATGAGATGAGGGTGTATGAGGAAGTGCTGGCGTTTTTTGATGAGTATATAAAATAA
- a CDS encoding nucleoside-diphosphate sugar epimerase/dehydratase, translating into MSYKKQLSIFIVLDLFLVFSAFVLSHLLVNGLFAITHTFMISSAVLLGMYLGFSSSYRLYKKAWEYASVIELLIILKATALSVMAALFVETMITGQLMLRVMIVTWLLQVLMVGGSRFVWRIYRNQKQQYRPDYKRTLIIGAGAAGTMVARQLLQGKDCDLKPVAFIDDNPHKHNLDVLGLPVYGGTGRVVEAVEKLKIQKIIIAIPSLNKKQLNKIYTECAKSNTDTKILPMIEDLISGKVSVSQMREVQVEDLLGRKPVELDLELLSGTLKNKIILVTGAGGSIGSEICRQLIKFQPSKMILLGHGENSIYNIEMELRLEHDVAHTEFITEIADVQDAQKMMEIMYEYKPDIVYHAAAHKHVPLMERNPEEAVKNNIIGTRNVAQASSWNGVDTFVMISTDKAVNPTNVMGASKKLAEMIVQGMDQISNTKFVAVRFGNVLGSRGSVIPHFKKQIERGGPVTVTHPEMIRYFMTIPEASRLVIQAGALAEGGEIFVLDMGEPVRIVDLAKNMITLSGNSLEDIDIVFTGIRPGEKLYEELLNQDEVRSEQIYPKIYIGQRAELYLDEIESIIDNFSLMEKENLKQKLLELANRKPAHLKKSNWPISS; encoded by the coding sequence ATGTCTTATAAAAAGCAGTTATCTATATTCATTGTATTGGATTTGTTTCTGGTTTTTTCAGCGTTTGTGCTCAGTCATCTGCTGGTAAATGGTTTGTTCGCTATCACTCATACATTTATGATCAGCTCGGCAGTATTGCTGGGGATGTATCTGGGTTTTTCAAGCTCATACAGACTTTATAAAAAGGCCTGGGAATATGCCAGTGTAATTGAACTGCTGATTATATTAAAAGCTACTGCCTTATCAGTCATGGCTGCTTTATTCGTTGAAACAATGATAACAGGTCAACTCATGCTGCGGGTCATGATCGTTACCTGGCTGCTTCAAGTTTTAATGGTTGGTGGTTCGAGATTTGTATGGCGGATATATCGCAATCAAAAACAGCAGTACCGGCCGGATTATAAGAGAACGTTAATTATCGGAGCCGGTGCAGCAGGAACAATGGTGGCAAGGCAATTGCTTCAGGGAAAGGATTGTGATCTTAAACCTGTTGCTTTTATTGATGATAATCCTCATAAGCATAATCTGGATGTTCTCGGGTTGCCGGTATATGGAGGAACCGGGAGGGTAGTGGAAGCGGTTGAAAAACTGAAGATACAAAAAATTATTATTGCCATCCCATCATTAAATAAAAAACAATTAAATAAAATCTATACAGAATGTGCGAAATCGAACACGGATACAAAAATTCTTCCAATGATAGAAGATCTGATTTCAGGGAAGGTATCGGTCAGTCAAATGCGGGAGGTTCAGGTTGAAGATTTACTTGGCCGGAAACCGGTTGAACTAGACTTAGAACTTTTATCAGGAACGTTAAAAAACAAAATCATACTTGTGACTGGCGCAGGTGGATCTATTGGATCTGAGATATGCAGGCAACTTATTAAGTTTCAACCTTCTAAAATGATTCTGCTCGGCCACGGAGAAAACAGTATTTACAATATTGAAATGGAATTAAGACTGGAGCATGACGTGGCACATACAGAATTTATTACAGAAATTGCTGATGTCCAGGATGCCCAGAAAATGATGGAAATTATGTATGAATATAAACCGGATATTGTCTATCATGCTGCAGCACACAAGCACGTTCCACTTATGGAAAGAAATCCTGAAGAAGCAGTTAAAAATAACATTATAGGAACAAGAAATGTTGCTCAGGCTTCCAGTTGGAACGGTGTAGACACTTTTGTCATGATCTCAACTGATAAAGCTGTTAATCCAACAAATGTGATGGGTGCATCTAAAAAACTGGCTGAAATGATAGTTCAGGGAATGGATCAAATAAGTAACACTAAGTTTGTAGCAGTACGTTTTGGAAATGTGCTCGGGAGCAGAGGGAGTGTGATTCCCCATTTTAAAAAACAGATTGAAAGAGGCGGACCTGTAACAGTGACACATCCCGAAATGATTCGCTATTTTATGACCATTCCGGAAGCTTCAAGGCTGGTTATTCAGGCTGGTGCCCTGGCTGAAGGCGGGGAGATCTTTGTGCTTGATATGGGTGAGCCGGTCCGGATTGTTGATTTGGCTAAAAATATGATTACTTTGTCGGGGAATTCACTGGAAGATATTGATATTGTTTTTACCGGGATCAGACCTGGTGAAAAGTTATATGAAGAGCTGTTGAACCAGGATGAGGTCAGGTCAGAACAAATTTATCCCAAGATATATATTGGGCAAAGGGCAGAACTTTATTTAGATGAGATAGAGTCAATCATTGATAATTTTTCTTTAATGGAAAAAGAGAATCTAAAACAAAAATTGCTTGAACTGGCGAATCGTAAACCTGCTCACTTAAAAAAATCGAACTGGCCTATTTCAAGCTGA
- the galE gene encoding UDP-glucose 4-epimerase GalE, with the protein MTILVTGAAGYIGSHTCVELLEAGYNIVALDNFSNSHPESLKRVSELTGKIFPIVKADLKEETLIAEVFDQYQIEAVIHFAAYKAVGESVHHPLTYYENNLSGLINLLKVMERYKVKRIVFSSSATVYGSVAQMPIRENVPFGKTSPYGKTKQMAEEILNDLYTSDTAWNITILRYFNPIGAHSSGRIGEDPTGTPNNLVPYISQVAIGQRVMLNIFGNDYETKDGTGVRDYIHISDLANGHLKAIEAPEGLNVYNLGTGCGYSVLEVVEAFEEASGKAIPLKFTARRPGDIAVCYADPVKAELELKWKATRSLKDMCEDTWRWQTLNPSGYTDFNHLVQKAEG; encoded by the coding sequence ATGACAATCTTAGTTACTGGAGCAGCTGGATATATAGGTAGTCATACGTGCGTTGAGCTACTAGAAGCAGGATACAATATCGTAGCACTTGATAATTTCAGTAACAGCCATCCAGAGTCTTTAAAGCGGGTATCAGAGCTGACAGGTAAGATATTTCCTATAGTAAAAGCGGACTTAAAAGAAGAGACCTTAATTGCAGAGGTTTTTGATCAGTATCAAATTGAGGCTGTTATCCACTTTGCAGCTTACAAGGCTGTGGGTGAGTCAGTTCATCATCCGCTAACTTACTATGAAAATAATTTATCTGGCCTGATCAACCTTTTAAAAGTGATGGAGAGATATAAAGTAAAAAGAATTGTTTTTAGTTCTTCAGCAACTGTCTATGGCAGTGTTGCTCAAATGCCTATCAGAGAGAATGTGCCATTTGGAAAAACCAGCCCTTATGGAAAAACCAAGCAAATGGCAGAAGAGATTTTGAATGATTTATATACTTCAGACACTGCGTGGAATATTACAATTTTAAGATATTTCAACCCTATTGGCGCTCATTCAAGTGGTCGTATTGGTGAAGATCCAACTGGAACTCCAAATAATCTGGTGCCTTATATATCCCAGGTTGCGATAGGTCAAAGAGTCATGCTGAATATTTTCGGAAACGACTATGAAACAAAAGATGGTACAGGGGTTCGGGATTACATCCATATATCTGATTTGGCAAATGGTCACCTCAAAGCGATTGAGGCGCCAGAGGGCTTAAACGTTTACAACTTGGGGACCGGCTGTGGATATAGCGTATTAGAAGTGGTGGAAGCTTTTGAAGAAGCATCCGGAAAAGCAATACCATTAAAGTTTACAGCAAGAAGACCTGGGGATATAGCAGTCTGTTATGCAGATCCGGTTAAGGCCGAACTAGAGCTCAAATGGAAAGCAACAAGATCGCTTAAAGATATGTGTGAGGATACCTGGAGATGGCAAACTTTGAACCCTTCAGGCTATACAGACTTTAACCACCTGGTCCAGAAAGCGGAGGGTTAA
- a CDS encoding helix-turn-helix domain-containing protein, which produces MIGENIKKHRKEKGLTLSELAEKAGVSKSYLSNIERNLKQNPSIHVLEKISRVLEVNLQSLLKAKSENNMLISKDRDDFIREFQKNISNYQELKDYKTVLEFIKWKNKNVNSHHK; this is translated from the coding sequence ATGATCGGTGAAAATATTAAAAAGCATCGCAAAGAAAAAGGACTGACTTTATCTGAACTTGCTGAGAAGGCCGGAGTTTCAAAATCTTACTTAAGTAATATTGAGCGAAACCTAAAACAAAATCCATCTATCCATGTGTTAGAGAAAATATCAAGAGTGCTGGAAGTTAATTTGCAGAGTCTGCTGAAGGCGAAGTCTGAAAACAATATGTTAATTAGTAAGGACAGGGATGACTTCATCAGGGAATTTCAAAAAAACATATCAAATTATCAGGAGTTGAAAGATTACAAAACAGTCCTTGAATTTATCAAATGGAAAAATAAGAATGTGAATTCCCATCATAAGTGA
- a CDS encoding YveK family protein: MRNPVSLKELVLFIKKRALLLISLTLLFGGAAYLITTYFMTPMYQTSTQLLINEEKSDQPYVNVSEIQANLQLINTYNVIIKSPVILEQVVEAMNSEVTVAELNEKITVQNVQDSQVVNLIVTDVDPVRAARIANQTAQVFQNDISELMNVDNVNILSPAIVTGNEKPVSPDLYLNTAAGSLTGFVIGFIITLLLEYFNNTVKDEQHLSEILSIPILGTVDTMNNKKYPDKIISGNVSNIDTRRKGYGS, translated from the coding sequence ATGAGGAACCCTGTCAGTCTGAAAGAATTAGTGTTATTTATCAAAAAGAGGGCACTGTTATTAATCAGTTTAACTTTACTTTTTGGTGGTGCTGCTTACTTAATCACAACTTATTTTATGACACCTATGTATCAAACTTCTACACAGCTATTGATTAACGAAGAGAAAAGTGACCAGCCTTATGTAAATGTCTCAGAAATACAGGCAAACCTGCAGTTAATTAATACTTATAACGTCATTATTAAAAGTCCCGTTATTCTTGAACAGGTAGTTGAAGCGATGAACAGTGAAGTCACCGTAGCAGAGTTAAATGAAAAAATAACGGTGCAAAACGTTCAGGATTCCCAGGTAGTGAACTTGATTGTAACAGATGTAGATCCTGTAAGAGCTGCAAGGATCGCAAATCAAACAGCGCAAGTCTTTCAAAACGATATATCTGAATTAATGAACGTTGATAATGTAAACATACTCTCGCCAGCCATTGTTACCGGAAATGAAAAGCCGGTTTCACCTGACCTTTACTTAAACACAGCTGCAGGAAGCCTTACTGGTTTTGTCATTGGGTTCATTATTACGCTGTTACTGGAATATTTTAATAACACGGTGAAAGATGAGCAGCATCTCAGTGAAATATTGTCAATTCCAATCCTGGGAACCGTGGATACAATGAATAACAAAAAGTATCCCGATAAGATCATCAGTGGGAATGTCAGTAACATTGATACGAGGAGGAAAGGATATGGGAGTTAA